In Actinomycetota bacterium, a single window of DNA contains:
- the pheS gene encoding phenylalanine--tRNA ligase subunit alpha, whose product MNLIEELHQIREQAIMAVSTAQDASELEEARLRYLGKKGSLTQILRGLGSLSAEEKPLVGSTANEVRTGIEAALEEKTRAISSEALRLQMLEDSVDVTLPGRRHPLGRQHLIERITREVVEIFVGLGYRIAEGPQVELAYYNFTALNTPQAHPARSPSGTFYVRDQSVEADQASHDSEVLLRTHTSPVQVRVMESSKPPIYILAPGKVYRRDIPDPSHLPQFTQVEGLVVDEGVTFADLKGTLEHFCHEMFGADRKTRFRPHFFPFTEPSAEVDVSCGICAGSGCRFCGNTGWLEILGCGMVDPNVFEYVGIDSERYGGFAFGMGVERIAALKYDLPDLRMLVEGDMRFLAQF is encoded by the coding sequence ATGAATCTCATAGAGGAACTACACCAGATCCGTGAGCAAGCGATCATGGCTGTGTCTACGGCTCAAGATGCAAGTGAGTTGGAGGAGGCCCGTCTTCGGTACCTGGGCAAGAAGGGTTCGCTGACGCAGATTCTCAGAGGACTAGGGTCCCTCTCGGCAGAAGAAAAGCCGCTTGTTGGCAGTACGGCAAACGAGGTCAGGACCGGTATCGAAGCCGCACTGGAGGAGAAGACCCGCGCGATATCGAGCGAAGCCCTGCGACTACAGATGCTGGAAGACAGCGTCGACGTCACTCTTCCAGGCAGGAGGCATCCTCTCGGCAGACAGCATCTGATCGAGAGAATCACCCGCGAGGTCGTGGAGATCTTCGTAGGACTCGGGTACCGCATAGCCGAAGGGCCGCAGGTGGAGCTTGCATACTACAACTTTACGGCGCTCAACACGCCCCAGGCCCATCCGGCGCGGTCTCCAAGCGGCACCTTCTATGTGAGGGATCAATCTGTGGAGGCCGATCAGGCCAGTCACGACTCTGAGGTCTTGCTGCGTACACACACCAGCCCTGTCCAGGTTCGAGTCATGGAATCCTCCAAGCCGCCTATCTACATCCTAGCCCCAGGGAAGGTCTATCGCAGAGATATACCCGATCCCAGCCATCTACCTCAGTTCACTCAGGTGGAAGGACTCGTGGTCGACGAGGGTGTCACCTTCGCCGACCTCAAGGGCACGCTGGAACATTTTTGCCACGAGATGTTCGGTGCTGATCGTAAGACCAGATTCCGACCACACTTCTTCCCGTTCACCGAGCCGTCGGCTGAGGTTGATGTCTCGTGCGGGATATGTGCGGGCTCAGGATGTCGATTCTGCGGAAACACCGGCTGGCTCGAGATCCTCGGTTGCGGGATGGTCGATCCGAATGTCTTCGAGTATGTCGGAATCGACTCTGAGAGGTACGGCGGTTTCGCATTCGGCATGGGAGTGGAGCGAATAGCTGCACTCAAGTACGATCTGCCGGATCTTAGAATGCTTGTCGAAGGAGACATGCGGTTCTTGGCACAGTTCTAG